The proteins below are encoded in one region of Oryzias melastigma strain HK-1 linkage group LG7, ASM292280v2, whole genome shotgun sequence:
- the copz1 gene encoding coatomer subunit zeta-1 has protein sequence MDSPILEPSLYTVKAVLILDNDGDRLYAKYYDDTYPTVKEQKAFEKNIFNKTHRTDSEIALLEGLTVVYKSNIDLFFYVIGSSHENELMLMAVLNCLFDSLSQMLRKNVEKRALLENMEGLFLAVDEIVDGGVILESDPQQVVHRVALRGDDVPLTEQTVTQVLQSAKEQIKWSLLR, from the exons ATGGATTCTCCCATACTG GAACCATCCTTGTATACGGTCAAAGCGGTTCTCATTCTGGATAATGATGGAGACAGACTTTATGCCAAG TATTACGATGACACTTATCCAACGGTGAAGGAACAGAAAGCgtttgagaaaaatatattcaaCAAAACACACAGGACGGACA GTGAAATTGCTTTGCTGGAGGGCCTGACTGTCGTCTACAAAAGCAATATAGACCTCTTCTTTTATGTGATTGGGAGTTCACATGAAAATGAG CTGATGCTTATGGCTGTTTTAAATTGCCTCTTCGATTCACTGAGTCAGATGTTGAG gaaaaatgttgaaaagagaGCATTGCTGGAGAACATGGAAGGACTCTTCTTGGCTGTGGATGAGATCGTAGACGGAGG GGTGATCTTGGAGAGTGACCCACAGCAGGTTGTGCATCGTGTAGCTCTCAGA GGGGATGATGTACCTTTGACAGAGCAGACAGTCACCCAG GTCCTGCAGTCTGCGAAAGAACAGATCAAATGGTCGCTCCTTCGATAG